Proteins from a genomic interval of Candidatus Didemnitutus sp.:
- a CDS encoding A/G-specific adenine glycosylase, producing the protein MLQQTQVATVLPYFDRWLRTLPDFAALAAAPETKVLKLWEGLGYYSRARNLHKLAHALVARPAPPRTPAEWRELPGIGPYTSAAITSIAFGEPAACVDGNVVRILARLTGETKRFATGVDAAKHFTPLADALIVGADPGTHNQAMMELGATVCFRAKPLCLTCPVADFCAARRAGNQDALPRFAPKQIEQKSVMRTFVLDRGRVLLRRGDTNAKRLAGVHELPEASDLGVKPAASALLATKRRTITRFQITEQIYAVQLDAALRKRIAADAALEWIARDALDRVTLSGPHKRWIAELLADAGGTR; encoded by the coding sequence ATGCTCCAGCAAACGCAGGTCGCGACCGTGCTGCCCTACTTCGATCGCTGGCTGCGCACGCTGCCGGACTTCGCCGCGCTCGCCGCCGCGCCGGAGACGAAGGTGCTGAAACTCTGGGAAGGCCTCGGCTACTACTCGCGCGCCCGCAATCTCCACAAACTCGCCCACGCCCTCGTCGCACGCCCCGCCCCGCCGCGCACGCCGGCCGAGTGGCGCGAATTGCCCGGCATCGGTCCATACACCTCGGCTGCGATCACGAGCATCGCCTTCGGGGAACCGGCCGCGTGTGTCGACGGCAATGTCGTGCGCATCCTCGCCCGCCTCACCGGCGAGACGAAGCGCTTCGCCACCGGAGTCGACGCGGCGAAACACTTCACGCCGCTCGCCGACGCCCTGATCGTCGGCGCGGATCCCGGCACGCACAACCAGGCGATGATGGAACTCGGCGCGACCGTCTGTTTCCGTGCCAAGCCGCTTTGCCTGACGTGCCCTGTCGCCGATTTCTGCGCCGCGCGCCGAGCGGGCAATCAGGACGCTTTGCCGCGTTTCGCCCCCAAGCAGATCGAGCAGAAGTCCGTCATGCGGACTTTCGTCCTCGATCGCGGACGCGTTCTGCTGCGCCGGGGCGACACGAACGCCAAACGCCTCGCCGGCGTGCACGAACTGCCGGAGGCGAGCGACCTCGGCGTGAAACCCGCCGCGTCCGCCCTGCTCGCCACGAAACGGCGCACAATCACGCGCTTCCAAATCACGGAGCAAATCTATGCGGTGCAACTCGACGCCGCGCTGCGCAAACGCATCGCCGCGGACGCCGCGCTCGAGTGGATCGCACGCGACGCACTCGACCGCGTCACGCTGTCCGGTCCGCACAAGCGCTGGATCGCGGAGTTGCTCGCCGACGCGGGTGGAACGCGTTGA
- a CDS encoding ribonuclease HII: protein MPVKRRQLRAFDLKQIHGFEGLIGVDEAGRGALAGPVVAGAVLVTREFLEGKWAVAKGGRVNDSKQLSAEERAELWTEFDELARAGQIHATFGVASVAEIETLNILGATKLAMRRALEQIYPPTAFERKIEPDLFASEAERAAFQPTVSCKVLVDGLPLRHFPYPHEGLVNGDARSLCIAMASIVAKVTRDRMMDALDKVHEAYGFAQHKGYGTEEHREAVLKLGRCVAHRDSFLRKLFAQPRDLEGQLTFFGEESAPESQ from the coding sequence ATGCCGGTGAAACGCCGCCAGCTCCGCGCGTTCGACCTGAAGCAGATTCACGGCTTCGAGGGACTCATCGGCGTCGACGAGGCCGGGCGCGGCGCGCTGGCCGGTCCGGTCGTGGCCGGCGCGGTGCTGGTGACGCGCGAGTTCCTCGAGGGAAAATGGGCGGTCGCGAAAGGTGGACGCGTCAACGACTCGAAGCAGCTCAGCGCGGAGGAGCGGGCGGAGCTGTGGACGGAATTCGACGAGCTGGCGCGCGCCGGACAGATCCACGCGACCTTCGGTGTGGCGAGCGTGGCGGAGATCGAGACGCTGAACATTCTCGGCGCCACGAAGCTCGCGATGCGCCGCGCGCTCGAGCAGATTTATCCGCCGACGGCGTTCGAGCGGAAGATCGAGCCGGATCTTTTCGCGAGCGAAGCGGAGCGCGCGGCCTTCCAGCCGACCGTCTCGTGCAAGGTGCTCGTCGACGGTCTGCCGCTGCGGCACTTCCCGTATCCGCACGAGGGACTGGTGAACGGCGACGCGCGGTCGCTGTGCATCGCGATGGCGTCGATCGTCGCGAAAGTGACGCGCGATCGGATGATGGACGCACTCGACAAGGTGCACGAGGCCTACGGCTTCGCGCAGCACAAAGGCTACGGCACCGAGGAGCATCGCGAGGCCGTGCTGAAGCTCGGGCGCTGCGTGGCGCACCGGGACAGTTTTTTGCGGAAACTCTTCGCCCAGCCACGCGACTTGGAGGGACAGCTGACGTTCTTCGGCGAGGAATCGGCCCCGGAGTCGCAATAG
- a CDS encoding YdeI/OmpD-associated family protein, translating to MPHAADPRIDAYLAKAAPFARPILAHLRALVHRAVPDAAETIKWGMPFFTVENTPLCNFAAFKAHTAFGFWRRDITEEFEKLHANGTAMGAAGRIASLADLPADKVIVTFLKQAAERTRAGLPPRPKRKIAPRRPLRVPADLVAALKKNKTAAATWAKFSYSHRKDYVEWITEAKRPATRATRLATTLAWLAEGKTRNWKYERC from the coding sequence ATGCCCCACGCCGCCGACCCGCGCATCGACGCCTACCTCGCCAAAGCCGCGCCCTTCGCGCGTCCGATCCTCGCCCACCTCCGCGCGCTCGTGCACCGCGCCGTGCCCGACGCCGCCGAAACTATCAAGTGGGGCATGCCCTTCTTCACTGTCGAGAACACGCCGTTGTGCAACTTCGCCGCGTTCAAAGCGCACACGGCCTTCGGGTTCTGGCGTCGCGACATCACCGAGGAATTCGAGAAACTTCACGCCAACGGCACCGCGATGGGCGCCGCCGGCCGCATCGCGAGCCTCGCCGACCTGCCAGCCGACAAGGTCATCGTCACCTTCCTGAAGCAAGCTGCCGAGCGCACGCGCGCCGGCCTGCCGCCTCGTCCCAAACGCAAGATCGCGCCGCGCCGCCCGCTGCGCGTCCCGGCCGACCTCGTCGCTGCGCTGAAGAAAAACAAAACCGCCGCCGCGACGTGGGCGAAGTTCAGCTACAGCCACCGCAAGGACTACGTCGAGTGGATCACCGAAGCGAAACGCCCCGCGACGCGCGCCACCCGCCTCGCCACCACGCTCGCCTGGCTCGCCGAGGGCAAGACCCGCAACTGGAAATACGAGCGCTGCTGA
- the dnaE gene encoding DNA polymerase III subunit alpha, with protein MAAPDNSFVHLHVHTDYSLLDGACRIDRLMGRAKDLGMTALALTDHGNMYGAIEFANAAKSAGIKPLIGCEIYLTETSALEKTGRSEDGKSYYHMGLLAKNLQGYQNLLKLVSYAHLKGFYYKPRADMETLAKYSGGLIGFTGCLAAIVPQHLLHDRYEQARQACGRFVEIFGRENFFVEIQDHGIPEQRKIIPGLLKLGEEFGLKVICTNDVHYVNHEDAGPHDSLLCIQTGAKVAETDRMKFDGTQFYLKSRAEMEKLFIEVPESVVNTHAVAEMCETGIIPFPKGSERYPKYPLPAEIKDQLTPGGYLEQLCHEGLKKRYNFNYDDVATRPAVAERLAKLTNLPPGQKPVAPDYNGLPLEEELVVRLAFELSIIRVTGFIDYFLVVWDFIHWAKSKGIPVGPGRGSGAGCLVAYVLGITNLDPIRFKLLFERFLNPERVSPPDFDIDFCMRRRGEVIDYVRQKYGNDCVANIITYGTLGAKMVVRDVSRVHDLPFAEADRLAKMIPDELNIELKAAIEKSAELKNEYDRNPVAKKILDQGLVLEGMVRNTGKHAAGIIITDQPLDEFVPLTLQEGDVTVQYDMNAVGKLGLLKMDFLGLKTLTVISDAVANVRRTAQPDFDIETIPLDDPKTYTILNAGKTVGVFQLESGGMQNACKQVGVTDINDINAICALYRPGPMQFIPDYARGKRDPSTVAYPHQLLEQSLKETYGIIVYQEQVMECAKIIAGYTLGGADMLRRAMGKKDADAMAKERIKFVEGAKRVNDISESKANEIFDLLNKFANYGFNKSHSASYALVSYQTAYLKANYPVEFMAAVLTAELGNAEKVSHFIAEAEAMGITVLGPDVNESRGDFTPVGDKIRFGLAGIKGVGELAAAKIIEEREANGPFADFADFVRRVDGRAINKRVLEHLVKTGAFDYSHAPRKPLFDGIDAALAGAAAHARDKAAGQHSFLDMLADEKPKRGKKVAADVPGGDTPAAASDSAADFTSQERLQFEKELLGFYVSGHPLNAYAGLAEALSTHTEETVLLEGDRVEFRLAGLMSGITKRLSKRDNRPWAFFNLASRRATISVNMYADAYETYGKILAENLPVVLLGSVMKGNDGARLNIKEVYHLDAYVPNNIRKVTWLLTPDHPGVADFLPKLRKAIDAANGDTKIEIAFLFEGRVAPIAETSFALKWRVTGTAFQELRNHPAVAGALIEARTPELKEVRRWGKKSFGG; from the coding sequence GTGGCCGCTCCCGACAACAGTTTCGTCCATCTTCACGTCCACACCGACTACAGCCTGCTCGACGGCGCCTGCCGCATCGACCGCCTGATGGGCCGCGCCAAGGACCTCGGGATGACCGCCCTCGCGCTCACCGACCACGGCAACATGTATGGCGCCATCGAGTTCGCCAACGCCGCCAAGTCCGCCGGCATCAAGCCGCTCATCGGCTGCGAAATCTACCTGACCGAGACGTCCGCGCTCGAGAAAACGGGCCGCTCCGAGGACGGCAAGAGCTACTACCACATGGGGCTCTTGGCGAAAAACCTCCAAGGTTACCAAAACCTCCTGAAGCTCGTCTCCTACGCGCACCTCAAGGGCTTTTACTACAAGCCGCGCGCGGACATGGAGACGCTCGCGAAGTATTCCGGCGGCCTCATCGGCTTCACCGGCTGCCTCGCCGCCATCGTCCCGCAGCACCTGCTCCACGACCGCTACGAGCAAGCGCGCCAGGCTTGCGGACGCTTCGTGGAAATCTTCGGCCGCGAAAACTTCTTCGTCGAAATCCAGGACCACGGCATCCCCGAACAGCGCAAGATCATCCCCGGCCTGCTGAAGCTCGGCGAAGAGTTCGGCCTGAAGGTCATCTGCACGAACGACGTCCATTACGTGAACCACGAGGACGCCGGCCCGCACGACTCGCTCCTCTGCATCCAGACCGGCGCCAAGGTCGCCGAGACGGACCGCATGAAATTCGACGGCACTCAGTTCTACCTGAAGTCGCGCGCCGAAATGGAAAAGCTCTTCATCGAGGTCCCGGAGTCGGTCGTGAACACCCATGCCGTCGCCGAGATGTGTGAGACGGGCATCATCCCCTTCCCCAAGGGCTCCGAGCGTTACCCGAAGTATCCGCTCCCCGCCGAGATCAAGGACCAGCTCACGCCCGGCGGCTACCTCGAGCAGCTCTGCCACGAAGGCCTGAAAAAGCGTTACAACTTCAACTACGACGACGTCGCGACGCGCCCCGCCGTCGCCGAACGCCTCGCGAAACTCACCAACCTCCCGCCCGGCCAGAAACCCGTCGCGCCCGACTACAACGGCCTCCCGCTCGAGGAGGAACTCGTGGTGCGCCTCGCCTTCGAGCTCTCGATCATCCGCGTCACGGGTTTCATCGACTACTTCCTCGTCGTCTGGGATTTCATTCACTGGGCGAAATCGAAAGGCATCCCCGTCGGCCCGGGCCGCGGCTCCGGCGCCGGCTGCCTCGTCGCCTACGTGCTTGGGATCACCAACCTCGACCCGATCCGCTTCAAGCTCCTCTTCGAGCGCTTCCTCAACCCCGAGCGCGTGTCGCCGCCCGACTTCGACATCGACTTCTGCATGCGCCGCCGCGGCGAGGTCATCGACTACGTCCGCCAGAAATACGGCAACGACTGCGTCGCCAACATCATCACCTACGGCACGCTCGGCGCGAAGATGGTCGTGCGCGACGTCTCGCGCGTGCACGACCTGCCCTTCGCCGAGGCCGACCGCCTCGCCAAGATGATCCCCGACGAGCTCAACATCGAGCTCAAGGCCGCCATCGAAAAATCCGCCGAGCTGAAAAACGAATACGACCGCAACCCGGTCGCGAAAAAAATCCTCGATCAAGGCCTCGTGCTCGAAGGCATGGTCCGCAACACCGGCAAGCACGCCGCCGGCATCATCATCACCGACCAGCCGCTCGACGAGTTCGTCCCGCTCACGCTCCAGGAAGGCGACGTGACCGTGCAATACGACATGAACGCCGTCGGCAAACTCGGCCTGCTGAAGATGGATTTTCTCGGCCTGAAGACGCTGACCGTCATCTCCGACGCCGTCGCCAACGTCCGCCGCACCGCGCAGCCCGACTTCGACATCGAGACCATCCCGCTCGACGACCCGAAGACCTACACCATCCTCAACGCCGGCAAGACCGTCGGCGTGTTCCAGCTCGAATCCGGCGGCATGCAGAACGCTTGCAAGCAGGTCGGCGTGACCGACATCAACGACATCAACGCCATCTGCGCCCTCTACCGCCCGGGCCCGATGCAGTTCATCCCCGACTACGCCCGCGGCAAACGCGACCCGTCCACCGTCGCCTACCCGCACCAACTGCTCGAGCAATCGCTCAAGGAAACCTACGGCATCATTGTCTACCAGGAGCAGGTCATGGAGTGCGCCAAGATCATCGCCGGCTACACGCTCGGCGGCGCCGACATGCTCCGCCGCGCCATGGGCAAGAAGGACGCCGACGCGATGGCGAAGGAGCGCATCAAGTTCGTCGAAGGCGCGAAACGCGTGAACGACATCAGCGAAAGCAAGGCCAACGAAATCTTCGACCTGCTGAACAAGTTCGCGAACTACGGCTTCAACAAATCCCACTCCGCGTCCTACGCGCTCGTCAGCTACCAGACCGCGTATCTCAAAGCGAACTACCCGGTCGAATTCATGGCCGCCGTGCTCACCGCCGAGCTCGGCAACGCCGAAAAGGTCTCGCACTTCATCGCCGAAGCCGAGGCGATGGGCATCACCGTCCTCGGCCCCGACGTGAACGAATCGCGCGGCGACTTTACCCCCGTCGGCGACAAAATCCGCTTCGGCCTCGCCGGCATCAAGGGCGTCGGCGAACTCGCCGCCGCGAAAATCATCGAGGAGCGCGAGGCCAACGGCCCGTTCGCGGACTTCGCCGACTTCGTGCGCCGCGTCGACGGCCGCGCGATCAACAAGCGCGTGCTCGAGCACCTGGTCAAGACCGGCGCCTTCGACTACAGCCACGCGCCGCGCAAGCCGCTCTTCGACGGCATCGACGCCGCTCTTGCCGGCGCAGCCGCCCACGCTCGCGACAAGGCCGCCGGCCAGCACTCGTTCCTCGACATGCTCGCCGACGAGAAGCCGAAGCGCGGCAAAAAGGTGGCCGCCGACGTCCCCGGCGGCGACACGCCCGCTGCCGCTTCCGACTCCGCCGCCGACTTCACCTCGCAGGAGCGCCTCCAATTCGAAAAAGAACTCCTCGGCTTCTACGTCTCCGGCCACCCGCTCAACGCCTACGCCGGCCTCGCCGAAGCGCTCAGCACGCACACCGAGGAGACCGTTCTCCTCGAAGGCGACCGCGTCGAGTTCCGCCTCGCCGGCCTGATGAGCGGCATCACCAAGCGCCTCTCGAAACGCGACAACCGCCCGTGGGCCTTCTTCAATCTCGCCAGCCGCCGCGCGACGATTTCGGTCAACATGTATGCCGACGCCTACGAGACCTACGGCAAGATCCTCGCGGAAAATCTCCCCGTCGTCCTCCTCGGCTCCGTGATGAAAGGCAACGACGGCGCGCGCCTGAACATCAAGGAGGTTTACCACCTCGACGCCTACGTCCCGAACAACATCCGCAAGGTGACGTGGCTCCTCACGCCCGATCATCCCGGCGTCGCCGATTTTCTCCCGAAGCTCCGCAAAGCCATCGACGCCGCCAACGGCGACACGAAGATCGAGATCGCCTTCCTCTTCGAAGGCCGCGTCGCGCCGATCGCGGAAACCTCCTTCGCGCTGAAATGGCGCGTGACCGGCACCGCATTTCAAGAACTGCGCAACCATCCCGCCGTCGCCGGCGCCCTGATCGAAGCCCGCACCCCCGAACTGAAAGAAGTCCGCCGCTGGGGGAAAAAATCCTTCGGCGGCTGA
- a CDS encoding PAS domain-containing protein — protein sequence MAGKKHSSLDKVLGRLDQLDQANLQNLVQRLVRERALLESVFNTLQEGVLVIDADGEIDYANEAAMRLIGLKEGATGASLWRLVPGLRASLGGGEGGEAADRGSPLVTREFELNYPQPRVVRLYRVPFHEGANGGMRYAIILTDITNEKKTTEELIENERVSSILLLAAGVAHELGNPLNSLTIHLQLIDRRLKKLRGTKDGDALAESVRVCSDEVARLDGIIKNFLEAIRPRPPDLAEVNVVEVIEDVLRFQSRELDDRGITVDGELPSSTPVIMADRDQLKQVFFNLAKNAMEAMAPGGRLSVRVRTDDDSVYVAFADTGSGIKAGDMAKLFSPYHTTKPSGHGLGLMIVQRILREHGGHVGIESKEGVGTVVTLQFPQKHRRVRMLK from the coding sequence ATGGCAGGCAAGAAGCACAGCTCCCTCGACAAGGTTCTCGGCCGGCTCGATCAGCTCGATCAGGCCAACCTGCAGAATCTCGTGCAGCGGCTTGTGCGCGAGCGGGCGTTGCTGGAGTCGGTGTTCAACACCTTGCAGGAAGGCGTGCTGGTGATCGATGCCGACGGCGAGATCGACTACGCGAATGAGGCGGCGATGCGGCTGATCGGCCTGAAGGAGGGCGCGACGGGCGCCTCGCTGTGGCGGCTCGTGCCAGGTTTGCGGGCTTCGCTCGGCGGAGGCGAAGGGGGCGAGGCGGCTGACCGCGGCTCTCCGCTCGTCACGCGCGAGTTCGAGCTGAACTACCCGCAGCCGCGCGTGGTCCGGCTGTATCGCGTGCCGTTTCACGAGGGTGCCAACGGCGGGATGCGCTACGCGATCATCCTGACGGACATCACGAACGAGAAAAAGACCACGGAAGAGCTGATCGAGAACGAGCGCGTGTCCTCGATCCTGCTCCTCGCCGCCGGCGTGGCGCACGAACTCGGCAATCCGCTCAACTCCCTCACGATCCATCTCCAGCTCATCGATCGGCGGTTGAAAAAGCTCCGCGGCACCAAGGATGGCGATGCGCTCGCCGAGTCGGTGCGCGTGTGTTCGGACGAGGTCGCGCGGCTCGACGGCATCATCAAGAATTTCCTCGAGGCCATCCGCCCGCGCCCGCCCGATCTCGCCGAGGTGAACGTCGTCGAGGTGATCGAGGACGTGTTGCGCTTCCAATCGCGCGAACTCGACGACCGCGGCATTACGGTCGACGGGGAACTGCCTTCGAGCACGCCGGTGATCATGGCGGATCGCGATCAGTTGAAGCAGGTGTTCTTCAACCTCGCGAAGAACGCCATGGAGGCGATGGCGCCCGGCGGCCGGCTCAGCGTGCGTGTGCGCACGGACGACGATTCGGTCTACGTCGCCTTCGCCGACACCGGCAGCGGCATCAAGGCGGGCGACATGGCGAAGCTGTTTTCGCCCTACCACACGACGAAGCCGAGCGGTCACGGCCTCGGGCTCATGATCGTGCAGCGCATCCTGCGCGAGCACGGCGGGCACGTCGGCATCGAGAGCAAGGAAGGCGTCGGCACGGTCGTGACGCTGCAATTCCCGCAAAAGCACCGTCGCGTGCGGATGCTGAAGTAA
- a CDS encoding ribonuclease HIII, producing the protein MPKRFDDAAEEKPKALTTYTIKLDDAQMEKLRAAVAKKYWEEVEVPYARFAFKGPKVNVTAYTSGKVVVAGKETEDFVQNVIEAEVTGLAQLGYDDVHHPEWFEPHAGLDESGKGDLFGPVVAATVIAEKPAIDAWCKAGVRDSKSIEDSQILKLDELIRGTSGAVVEVVYCGMAKYNELMLKPTANLNRLLAWQHARALEAALQKKWVPRGLLDQFSKEPLVQRELKKRGLERFNLEMRTKAESDPVVAAASVVARAEFVRQMRELSREFGDKLQFGAGAQAKAQAAAIVERLGARALPRFAKLHFRTSYEVVSAAGKLDELPLKEPKEKTEWRR; encoded by the coding sequence ATGCCGAAACGGTTCGACGACGCCGCGGAAGAAAAGCCGAAGGCGCTGACCACTTACACGATCAAGCTCGACGATGCGCAGATGGAAAAGCTGCGCGCCGCCGTGGCGAAGAAGTATTGGGAGGAGGTCGAGGTGCCGTATGCGCGGTTCGCGTTCAAAGGCCCGAAGGTCAACGTCACCGCCTACACGAGCGGCAAGGTCGTCGTGGCTGGCAAGGAGACGGAGGATTTCGTGCAGAATGTCATCGAGGCCGAAGTCACGGGTCTCGCGCAACTCGGCTACGACGACGTGCATCATCCCGAATGGTTCGAACCGCACGCGGGCCTTGACGAGTCGGGCAAGGGCGACCTGTTCGGGCCCGTCGTGGCCGCGACCGTCATCGCCGAAAAACCCGCCATCGATGCGTGGTGCAAGGCCGGTGTGCGCGACTCGAAGAGCATCGAGGACTCGCAGATTCTGAAACTCGACGAGCTCATCCGCGGCACGTCCGGCGCGGTCGTCGAGGTCGTCTATTGCGGCATGGCGAAATACAACGAGCTGATGCTCAAGCCGACGGCGAACCTGAACCGCCTGCTCGCGTGGCAGCACGCCCGGGCGCTCGAGGCGGCGTTGCAGAAGAAATGGGTGCCGCGCGGCCTGCTCGACCAGTTTTCCAAGGAGCCGCTCGTGCAACGCGAGTTGAAGAAGCGCGGACTCGAGCGCTTCAACCTCGAGATGCGCACGAAGGCCGAGTCGGACCCGGTGGTCGCCGCCGCGTCGGTCGTGGCGCGCGCGGAATTCGTCCGGCAGATGCGCGAGCTCTCGCGCGAGTTCGGCGACAAGCTCCAGTTCGGCGCCGGCGCGCAGGCCAAGGCGCAGGCGGCGGCGATCGTGGAACGCTTGGGCGCACGGGCGTTGCCGCGGTTCGCGAAGCTGCACTTCCGCACGAGCTACGAAGTCGTGTCCGCTGCGGGCAAGCTCGACGAGCTGCCGCTGAAGGAACCGAAGGAGAAGACGGAATGGCGGCGGTGA
- a CDS encoding NAD(P)-dependent oxidoreductase: MPPQLQPQTAKYAWSTIGRASPPKRAAEERVADFHEIYREFDEATVRAQAARCIQCPNAGCVQACPLNNRIPEWLALTAAGDFLGAAALSRATSNMPEICSRVCPQEKLCEGSCILTSKTDAVAIGAVERFINEYAFRHGGFELLQAPANGRRVAVIGSGPGGLACADELAKLGYGVTVFESQLIPGGLLVNGIPAFKLEKHVVERRVDLLVRRGVEFKLGVRVGWDVSLEELREKFDAIFLGVGAQKPKPLDIPGANLRGIVDALPFLIPKNVDSPLAEGAQVDVTGKRVVVLGGGDTAMDCLRTALRSGASEVTCVYRRDLANMPGSRKEYANATEEGARFLFLTNPTEIVGNANGDLIEVRCTRMELGAPDASGRRKPRAVPNSEFAIAADIVLVAYGFDPVPWPEGSAFAQIEVDDWDGLKVDRNQMTSVAGVFAGGDSVRGPSLVVHAVRDGRKAAQGIHRWVTEPRVSA, translated from the coding sequence ATGCCGCCGCAACTCCAACCCCAGACCGCCAAATACGCTTGGTCCACCATCGGGCGCGCTTCGCCCCCGAAGCGGGCCGCGGAGGAGCGCGTGGCGGATTTTCACGAGATCTACCGGGAGTTCGACGAGGCGACCGTGCGGGCGCAGGCGGCGCGCTGCATCCAGTGCCCGAATGCCGGTTGCGTGCAGGCCTGTCCGCTCAACAACCGCATCCCCGAGTGGCTGGCCCTGACGGCGGCGGGCGATTTTCTCGGGGCGGCTGCGTTGTCCCGCGCGACGAGCAACATGCCGGAAATCTGCTCGCGCGTGTGTCCGCAGGAGAAACTTTGCGAGGGCTCGTGCATCCTCACGTCGAAGACGGACGCGGTGGCGATCGGCGCGGTCGAGCGGTTCATCAACGAATACGCGTTCCGCCACGGCGGCTTCGAGCTTCTGCAGGCGCCCGCGAACGGCCGGCGCGTGGCCGTGATCGGTTCCGGGCCCGGCGGGCTCGCGTGCGCCGACGAGCTGGCGAAGCTCGGCTACGGCGTCACGGTGTTCGAGTCGCAGCTGATTCCCGGCGGCCTGCTGGTGAACGGCATCCCGGCGTTCAAGCTCGAGAAGCACGTGGTCGAGCGCCGCGTCGACCTGCTCGTGCGCCGCGGCGTGGAGTTCAAGCTCGGGGTGCGCGTCGGCTGGGACGTTTCGCTGGAGGAATTGCGGGAAAAATTCGACGCGATCTTCCTCGGGGTCGGCGCGCAGAAGCCGAAGCCGCTCGACATCCCGGGCGCGAATCTGCGCGGCATCGTCGACGCGTTGCCGTTCCTGATTCCGAAGAACGTCGATTCGCCGCTCGCGGAAGGCGCACAGGTCGACGTGACCGGCAAGCGCGTGGTCGTGCTCGGCGGCGGCGACACGGCGATGGATTGCCTGCGGACGGCTTTGCGCAGCGGCGCGAGCGAGGTGACGTGCGTCTATCGCCGCGACCTCGCGAACATGCCGGGCAGCCGCAAGGAATACGCGAACGCGACCGAGGAGGGCGCGCGTTTCCTGTTCCTCACCAATCCGACGGAAATCGTCGGCAACGCGAACGGCGACCTGATCGAGGTGCGTTGCACGCGCATGGAGCTCGGTGCGCCCGACGCTTCGGGGCGGCGCAAGCCCCGCGCGGTGCCGAACTCGGAATTCGCGATCGCGGCGGACATCGTGCTCGTCGCCTACGGCTTCGATCCCGTGCCTTGGCCGGAGGGCAGCGCGTTCGCGCAGATCGAGGTGGACGATTGGGATGGATTGAAGGTCGACCGCAACCAGATGACGAGCGTCGCGGGCGTGTTTGCCGGCGGCGACTCGGTGCGCGGGCCGAGCCTCGTGGTGCACGCGGTGCGCGACGGCCGGAAAGCGGCGCAGGGCATCCACCGCTGGGTGACGGAGCCGCGGGTGTCGGCTTGA
- a CDS encoding sugar phosphate isomerase/epimerase codes for MLKEMASLGFEWAELSHGVRITLVPGILRAVEEGVIKISSCHNFCPLPTGITHAAPNLYVPSAKDRREREQWLRHSKRSVEFAAQVGAKKLVMHLGNLEFFWMNPVRKVERYVDAHPGEDLTKDVAYRKLLGGVMSKLRAHKQLFWENTRASIAELLPYATKNGIALALENREKLEELPLDDDYAPYVETLPQDLLAGYWHDTGHAHIKASLGVIDHREHLTKNAPRAIGFHLHDVSADGHDHQAIGSGKIDFAMVSEFWRPEHTLVLEFSPRLTVEDVIVSKQRAELLIRNRFGG; via the coding sequence ATGCTCAAGGAGATGGCCTCGCTCGGCTTCGAGTGGGCCGAGCTCAGCCACGGCGTCCGCATCACGCTCGTGCCCGGCATCCTGCGCGCGGTCGAGGAGGGCGTGATCAAGATCTCGTCGTGCCACAATTTCTGCCCGTTGCCGACCGGCATCACACACGCGGCGCCGAATCTTTACGTCCCGAGCGCGAAGGATCGCCGCGAGCGCGAGCAATGGCTGCGACACAGCAAGCGCTCCGTGGAGTTCGCCGCGCAGGTTGGCGCCAAGAAGCTCGTGATGCACCTCGGCAACCTGGAGTTCTTCTGGATGAACCCGGTGCGGAAGGTCGAGCGCTACGTCGATGCGCATCCGGGAGAGGACCTCACGAAGGACGTCGCCTACCGGAAGCTGCTCGGAGGCGTGATGAGCAAGCTGCGGGCGCACAAACAGCTTTTCTGGGAGAACACCCGCGCGAGCATCGCGGAGCTGCTGCCCTACGCCACGAAGAACGGCATCGCGCTCGCGCTCGAGAATCGCGAAAAGCTCGAGGAGCTGCCGCTCGACGACGACTACGCGCCATACGTGGAGACGCTGCCACAGGACTTGCTCGCCGGTTACTGGCACGACACCGGCCACGCGCACATCAAGGCGAGTCTCGGCGTCATCGATCATCGCGAGCATCTCACGAAAAACGCGCCGCGCGCCATCGGCTTTCACTTGCACGATGTGAGCGCGGACGGGCACGACCATCAGGCGATCGGCTCGGGCAAAATCGACTTCGCCATGGTGAGCGAATTTTGGCGGCCGGAACACACGCTCGTGCTCGAGTTCAGCCCGCGGCTCACGGTCGAGGACGTGATCGTCTCGAAACAACGCGCCGAGCTACTGATCCGAAATCGATTCGGCGGTTGA
- the rpsU gene encoding 30S ribosomal protein S21, whose product MSIEIKMRKNEPIDRALRRMKKKLDRENIIKDVRAKRYYEKPCEKRRRKEKVAAFTAMLRARYAN is encoded by the coding sequence ATGTCCATCGAGATCAAAATGCGCAAAAACGAGCCGATCGACCGTGCGCTGCGCCGCATGAAGAAGAAGCTCGACCGCGAGAACATCATCAAAGACGTGCGCGCGAAGCGTTACTACGAGAAGCCGTGCGAGAAGCGCCGCCGCAAGGAGAAGGTCGCTGCCTTCACCGCGATGCTCCGCGCCCGCTACGCGAACTGA